The genomic segment CTGCATAAGCACTACTCCTTCTGTTGTAAGCATCAGCATAGTTGGGATTGAGATAAATTGCGTGAGTAAAGTCCTCAACTGCTCCTTGAAAATTTCCAAGTTGATAACGCTCAACTCCTTGATTGAAGTAAGCAACTGCATCTTGAGGATGGGAGGGATCGTTTTTAACTTCCTCTGTATGGCTCTGGTTTGGTTCAGACTGCTGCCGATACTCCTCTTTTCGCAAGTCATAGGAATTATTTCCACGAATGTATTCTTTAAGAATAGAGTTGCGATTCGGGTGGCGCAGCTGTCTAATGGCTTTCGCTTCAATTTGCCGAATCCGTTCGCTGGTTACATTGGAAATTTGGGCAATTTCTTCAAGAGTTTTCATCCGTCCATCATCCAATCCGTAGCGGAGACGTATTACATCCCTTTCACGAGGACTAAGGGTGTCGAGGACGCTTTCTAAGTCTTCCCGCAGCAAGTTTTTGGAAACTTTATCTTCTGGGGTTTGCTCATCTGTTTCAATCAAATCTCTCAAACACAACTCTTCTTGTGTATCTCCCTCATAAAACCACGGGTCTTTGTTTAAATTGACATGGATAGGAGTTTCCAGAGAAATGGGTAACTGAACAGATTTGGTGATAAATTGCAGTTTCTCAATGGTCATTTCCATGCGAGTAGCGATTTCATCTTCAGTGGGCTTACGACCCATCTCTTTAGAAATAAGCCTGCTAGTTTTCTTAATTTTAGAGATAGTTTCATACAGATGAACAGGCAAACTAATTGTGCGAGATTGGTCAGCTAGCGCACGAGTAATTGCTTGCCTAATCCACCAAGGGGCGTAAGTTGAGAACTTATAACCCTTTTCATGGTCAAAATTTTCCGCAGCCCGAATTAAACCCAGACTACCCTCTTGAATCAAGTCTTGGAACGATAATCCTCGATTCATGTATTTTTTGGTAATTGAGACAACCAAACGCAGGTTTGAATGCACCATTCTATCTTTGGCGCGACGACCTATATAGAGGCGATGACGGAACGTGGGCAGGTGCTTTTTGACCTCTTTTAACCACTCTTCTTGTTGAGGCTCTCGTCGGAGTTCTTTAGCAAGCTTCTCCCAATAGCACTCAGATTTTAATACTACTTCTGCCCACTCTATATCCTGTGGTTCGCGATTTAGCTGCTTAATGAATTGCTCACGTAGTCTTTCTAGTTCCATTAGGTCTGCCACTTTACGGGCGAATTCAATTTCTTCATCAGATCGTAGAAGACGAATTCGGCCAATTTCTTGTAAGTATATGCGAATAGAATCTTCCGTATAGTGTCTGTTATTTTTTCGGGCGCGAGGATGGATAAAGCAATCTTCACTATACTCATCTCCACTCTCATCTGCTTCGACATCCACCAGTTTATATTGGTTATCCTCAACCTCAAATAATTGTTCTAACTGGCTTTGAGGTTGGATAATAGTTTCAATTGCTTTGTTTATCCGATATCTAATTACCCTTCTTACCTTGGTAGTTGAGCCGTCTGAGTGAGTAATTATGGCTCCTGGTGTAAGAACTTCTGTCTTAAATCTCTCTACCCTTTGCCGCCACTCTTGGAAATACTTATTCAGCATTTCTAATTGTATCGGGACTATCTGTGGTTTTTGGTCTGGTAGGGCAATCACAATTAATGCGTGTCTTAAATCCAAGCCGTAAGTTTTATTTGCTGCATTCAGATAGGCAACACATTGGATTTTATATTCGTGTATCCGCTCCACTGGATAGGGCTGATGGGTGGTTTTCCAGTCTATAAGGCAGAGCGCTCCCTTCAATTGCACAATACAGTCAACTTTTCCCCAATAGCCTAGCTCTAGATTAAATACAAAATCTTCTACGTACAGCACCCGCTGTATCTGTCTCAGTGCAGGCTCGATTGATCTACACCACGGTTCTAGGTCTTTTGAGCAAGATTGGTATCTGTTATTTAGGCAGTTCTCTATCCACTCATGCAAGCGTTTCCCACGGTCTCGCACTTCGTCCCGCGATTGTTTCTGTAATTCCTCCGAGCCTGTATGTTGCTCCTTTGCGGGGTAGTAACCTAGTGGCTGATGGAGTGTTGTTTCTTGAAGAATGCTTGAAACACTAGACAGCTTGTGCTTTAGGTAAGTACAGAACCAGTTAGCTGTGTCACCTTCCAACCTCTGCAAGCTTCTGGCTAAAACTTGCTCATTGAGGTTCTCAAATATATCATCAAGGGCTGTATTGCTGCGTTTTTGGCAGCAATGTATTACTTGCTCAATTAGCTGGTTAAGCAGTGTCATTAATCGCGATCCTTGGCAAGGAGTAGAGTAGGCTCAATTCTTAGAGTTCCCATTACTGAATTACTGTTAACGGTTATCAAGGCACAGTTAGCAAAACTTTATGCAAAGTGATGTCGATGGCTCTAGGTGATCGCATCCTCCCCAAACTACTCACAAACTCAGCCGACAGAGGTGACAATCAAGCTATGACTAGCAGTAAAAAGATGTAGTAAACTAACCGAGATCAACTTGCAAAATAAGCCAGAGTGGTTTGCGGATGTCTCGCCTTATAGCAAAGTTCCAGTCATTAAATACGGTAGCGCTGCGTTTGGGAATCCACTATCATCTCTTTTCGAGCAACAGTCGCAATTTCCCTAACTGGAAGATTTCTTTAATAAATAATGTTCTACCGTTCCTTTGTCATCTTGATAAGTCTTTGAGTAATTTTCGTCGATGTAAGTGTTGAATTGACTATTACTCTTAAATGTTTCAATCCATCTTGCTAGGACAATTTGTTCGGGACGATACTTTTTCAAAACAGCAATAATATCATCGAAAGTCAAATTTCCCGATTTAAATCGTTTATCTGACATAACGGCAAGTTCTGGAGGAACCGGCAA from the Coleofasciculus sp. FACHB-T130 genome contains:
- a CDS encoding tetratricopeptide repeat protein; translation: MRKEEYRQQSEPNQSHTEEVKNDPSHPQDAVAYFNQGVERYQLGNFQGAVEDFTHAIYLNPNYADAYNRRSSAYAVLGNYPKVMEDLQTATNLYLR